TTTATCGGCGTTTTTGAACATCTTTATGATGACAGTATCTATGACGGTGTCTCCACACACTATATCAATCTTGTGTATGAAACAGAAATAGACGACCTACCCGATCTTCCCAGGGACCAGCACGATACCTATCGATGGTTTACGGTTGGAGAACTGCTTGAAAGTGAAGATGTCCACAGATATATCAAGGAAATTTTTGTTCGTGACAAACAGATGACACGAACAGGTAAAGGAACAGTATGAAAAAAGAAAGTACGATCTTCGTCGCCGGCGGTACAGGCCTTGTAGGCAGTGCCATCATCAAATCTCTGCTCGCCAAGGGCTATACCAATGTGATCTCCAACTACCATCACCGGGAACCTAAGAACACTGCGATTCGTTACTATCCGCTTGACCTTACCAATCAGCAGAATGTCGAATACTTTTTTGAAACGTTCAAGCCTGAGTATGTCTTCCTTGCTGCTGCCAAGGTAGGAGGGATCATCGCCAACAATGTCTACCGTGCAGAGTTCATCTACAGTAACCTTGTCATCCAGAACAATGTCATCGATATCAGCTACCGCTATGGTGTCAAAAAACTTCTTTTCCTTGGGTCTACCTGTATTTACCCAAAAGAGTGCCCTCAGCCGATGAAAGAGGAGTACCTGCTTACCGGTCCGCTGGAATACACCAATGAACCCTATGCTATCGCTAAAATAGCCGGTATCAAGATGTGCGAAAGCTACAATCTTCAGTACGGCACCAACTTCATCTCTGTCATGCCTACCAATCTCTATGGACCTAACGACAATTTTGACCTTGAGAAGTCGCATGTGCTTCCTGCACTTATCAGAAAGATCCATTGTGCGAAACTTCTTAATGAAGCAAAGTATGATGAAGTCATACAAGATCTGGGAGTTTCTACACTTGAAGAAGCAAAAGCCTACCTTGCCAACTTCGGTGTAGATGAAAACAGAGTGGAGATCTGGGGTTCCGGTAAACCCATGAGGGAGTTCCTCTGGTCGGAAGATATGGCAGATGCCTGTGTCTTCCTCATGGAGAACAGGGATTTTAAAGATACCTATACAACACAGGATGGCGCAAATACTACCTGCAGTCCAAATGAAGTAAGACATGAAGAGATCAGAAATACCCATATCAATATTGGTACAGGTGTAGACATATCCATCAAAGAGCTTGCAGAGACCATCAAAGAGATCGTCGGGTTTAAAGGTGAACTCTATTTCAATACGGATAAACCGGATGGTACAATGAAAAAGCTTACCGACCCCTCCAAACTCCACAGTCTTGGGTGGAAGCACAAGGTGGAACTGAACGAGGGTATTGAAAAAATGTATGCGTGGTATAAGGAAAGCAACTGATTATGCCAGACATTCAGCCCCAGACACAATACAGTGACTTTGTACTTTCCATAAAACAGAGAATTCTACAGTCACAGTATGAAGCATTAAAAAGTGTCAACAAAGAACTCATCGCACTCTATTGGGATATTGGCAAAAGCATTGTGGAAAAACAGGATGAATTTGGCTGGGGTAAGTCAGTTGTTAAAAACCTTGCGGAGGACTTGCAGCAGGAGTTTGTCGGCATCAAAGGCTTCTCTGTGCAAAACCTTTGGAACATGAGGCTTTTTTATCTTGAATATAGAGATAGTCCAAAACTCCAGACACTGTCTAGAGAAATTGCCTGGTCACACAATATGGCTATCATCCAGAAGTGTAAAGACAGTCTAGAGCGAGAGTTCTATATTCAAATGACCAAGCATTACGGATGGACCTATCGTGTGCTCATCAACCATGTTGAGAACAAGTCATATGAAAAATTTCTCCTCAATCAGACCAACTTCGATGAAACGGTCCCTCAAAAGTATAAAGATCAGGCAAAACTGGCTGTGAAAGATGAGTATGTTTTCGACTTTCTGGAGTTAGGTGAAGAACACTCGGAACGGGAATTGGAAACTGCTATTGTCAAGAACATTGGCAAATTTCTTACACAGATGGGCAATGACTTCACCTTCATGGGAAATCAATACCGTTTGGAAGTGGATGGAGAGGAGTATTTCATTGACTTGCTGCTCTTTCACCGTCGCTTGAAATCTCTCATCGCTGTTGAACTGAAGATCGGTAAATTCAAACCGGAATATGCCGGAAAGATGAACTTCTATCTTTCTGCATTGAATGACTTGGTACGGCTGGAAGATGAAAATCCATCTATTGGTATCATTATCTGCAAAGATAAAAACAGAACTATAGTAGAATACTCTCTCAAAGACACAAACAAACCCATTGGTATCTCCACATATCAACTTATGG
The Sulfurovum riftiae genome window above contains:
- a CDS encoding GDP-L-fucose synthase family protein, encoding MKKESTIFVAGGTGLVGSAIIKSLLAKGYTNVISNYHHREPKNTAIRYYPLDLTNQQNVEYFFETFKPEYVFLAAAKVGGIIANNVYRAEFIYSNLVIQNNVIDISYRYGVKKLLFLGSTCIYPKECPQPMKEEYLLTGPLEYTNEPYAIAKIAGIKMCESYNLQYGTNFISVMPTNLYGPNDNFDLEKSHVLPALIRKIHCAKLLNEAKYDEVIQDLGVSTLEEAKAYLANFGVDENRVEIWGSGKPMREFLWSEDMADACVFLMENRDFKDTYTTQDGANTTCSPNEVRHEEIRNTHINIGTGVDISIKELAETIKEIVGFKGELYFNTDKPDGTMKKLTDPSKLHSLGWKHKVELNEGIEKMYAWYKESN
- a CDS encoding PDDEXK nuclease domain-containing protein translates to MPDIQPQTQYSDFVLSIKQRILQSQYEALKSVNKELIALYWDIGKSIVEKQDEFGWGKSVVKNLAEDLQQEFVGIKGFSVQNLWNMRLFYLEYRDSPKLQTLSREIAWSHNMAIIQKCKDSLEREFYIQMTKHYGWTYRVLINHVENKSYEKFLLNQTNFDETVPQKYKDQAKLAVKDEYVFDFLELGEEHSERELETAIVKNIGKFLTQMGNDFTFMGNQYRLEVDGEEYFIDLLLFHRRLKSLIAVELKIGKFKPEYAGKMNFYLSALNDLVRLEDENPSIGIIICKDKNRTIVEYSLKDTNKPIGISTYQLMETLPKELEAFLPTSEEIVQRLSQFDEAENKGKNEQNHIS